AGCACTATCATAAATGGTCACTCGCTTTCATAAGAATTCCTCCCACCTAGATGCCAAGGTTACTTTCATACTGAGGTACTCTATCGTTTATAGTATATGCAATAACAAAACATGGGTTACATTGTCCTTATAGATTTGGAAAAGTCACCATTGTACTTCTTTCCTTGTTATACATAGTTTATTTTACCACATATGATAAATAAGAACAATTATCGAGTTAATTCATCAATAATCTTTTGTAAATCAGTATCCTCAAAAATATAACTTTTATTACAAAAATGACACTTTAATTCTGCTTTATGATCTTGCTCCAATATCTCCTTCAGATCCTTTAGCCCAATACTAATAAGTGCCTTTTCCACTCTTTCTCTGGAACAATTACAATGAAATCTTACAGGAATCTTATCCATTACTATAATATCTCCCAATAAGAGCTTAAGTATGTCTTCCGGTTGTTTTCCTTCTTCTAAAAGCTGAGTAACGGATGCAATACTTTTTAATCTGTTTTCCAAGTTTTGAATGGTATCGTCTTCCGCTTCAGGCAGAAGCTGAACAATAAAGCCTCCTGCCTGTTTAATTGAATAATCCCTGTCAACCAATACACCAAGAGCAACGGCTGATGGAGTCTGTTCAGAGTTTGCAAAATAATAAGTCAGATCTTCTGCAATTTCTCCCGAAACCAAATTAATCTGGCCCACGTAAGGTTCTTTTAAACCTAAATCCTTAATTACCGTAAGAGTACCTTCCCCTACAGCTCTGCTTACATCTAATTTTCCAATAGAATTCAAAGGAAGATCTACGATGGAATTATAGGGATAACCCTTAACATTTCCCTGCATATCAGCAGTCACAACAATTCCCTGCAGCGGACCATTCCCCTTTATTTGAAGAGTAATGATATCCTTCTCTCCTTTTAACATTTGTCCCATCATAGCTGCTGCAGTTAAAAGCCTGCCTAGAGCAGCCGATACAACAGGACTTGTCCCATGAATCTTGCTTGCTTCGTCAACAAGATGTGTCGTTACTGCCCCAAAAGCACGAATTTGTTTCTTGGCATCGGTTGCGCGAATAATATAATCTTCCATTATTTAACCTCCTGTTAATTACTTCCCTTTTTCTCTTGCAACAAAGTAAAGCCTCTCGCTATTTTCTTTTGGAGCTTCAAAGGTATATGCATCATATACAGCTAAAAACTCC
The genomic region above belongs to Defluviitalea saccharophila and contains:
- the hslO gene encoding Hsp33 family molecular chaperone HslO, which gives rise to MEDYIIRATDAKKQIRAFGAVTTHLVDEASKIHGTSPVVSAALGRLLTAAAMMGQMLKGEKDIITLQIKGNGPLQGIVVTADMQGNVKGYPYNSIVDLPLNSIGKLDVSRAVGEGTLTVIKDLGLKEPYVGQINLVSGEIAEDLTYYFANSEQTPSAVALGVLVDRDYSIKQAGGFIVQLLPEAEDDTIQNLENRLKSIASVTQLLEEGKQPEDILKLLLGDIIVMDKIPVRFHCNCSRERVEKALISIGLKDLKEILEQDHKAELKCHFCNKSYIFEDTDLQKIIDELTR